One Polynucleobacter sp. MG-5-Ahmo-C2 genomic window carries:
- the murC gene encoding UDP-N-acetylmuramate--L-alanine ligase: MKHIVQQIHFIGIGGAGMSGIAEVLLNLGYQVSGSDLAEGPVTKRLRELGAVIHIGHDPKNIGTAEAVVISTAVAGNNPEVLAARAAKIPVIQRAVMLGELMRLKQGIAIAGTHGKTTTTSLVASVLAEGGLDPTFVIGGKLNSAGANARLGRGDFIVVEADESDASFLQLFPAMEVVTNIDADHMDTYQHDMARLKQAFVQFIQRMPFYGVAVLCIDDTNVRDIIPFVSQPILRYGLSDDADIRASNVRADGTRMHFTVDRRTVRRHGAKPGPLNVTLNLPGLHNVQNALAAIGIATELGVGDEAITKALSEFSGVGRRFQRHGEISLASGGSFTLIDDYGHHPVEMAATLSAARGAFPDRRLVLAFQPHRFTRTRDCFGEFVQVLRNFDALVLTEVYPAGEAKIPGADGKSLMKAALAEDRHTKGTLNSAAVVFAVNVAEMPEKLSQVLKDGDVLITMGAGSISALPHTLAEAKSV; encoded by the coding sequence ATGAAGCATATCGTTCAACAAATCCATTTCATCGGTATTGGCGGTGCCGGTATGAGCGGTATCGCTGAGGTCTTATTGAACTTGGGCTATCAAGTATCTGGTTCTGATTTAGCCGAAGGCCCAGTAACAAAGCGTCTGCGGGAATTGGGTGCAGTGATTCATATTGGGCATGATCCTAAAAATATTGGCACTGCAGAAGCGGTGGTTATTTCCACTGCTGTCGCTGGAAACAATCCTGAAGTGCTGGCGGCACGTGCTGCAAAGATTCCGGTGATTCAGCGGGCGGTGATGTTAGGTGAGTTGATGCGCTTAAAACAAGGCATCGCTATTGCTGGCACACATGGTAAGACCACTACAACCAGTTTGGTTGCGTCAGTACTTGCTGAGGGTGGTTTAGATCCTACTTTTGTCATTGGTGGAAAGCTGAATTCTGCTGGCGCTAATGCCCGTTTGGGCCGTGGTGATTTCATCGTCGTTGAAGCCGACGAATCTGATGCCTCTTTCTTGCAACTTTTCCCAGCAATGGAAGTGGTCACCAATATTGATGCTGACCATATGGATACCTATCAACACGATATGGCGAGATTGAAACAAGCCTTTGTACAATTTATTCAGCGCATGCCGTTTTATGGTGTAGCAGTGTTATGTATTGACGATACTAATGTACGTGACATTATTCCATTTGTATCTCAACCCATCTTGCGTTACGGACTTTCTGATGATGCGGATATTCGGGCGAGTAATGTGCGTGCCGACGGTACTCGTATGCACTTTACGGTGGATCGCCGTACCGTTCGTAGACACGGTGCTAAACCGGGCCCACTAAATGTGACGCTAAATTTACCAGGTTTGCACAATGTGCAAAATGCCTTGGCTGCAATTGGTATTGCTACAGAGTTAGGAGTTGGTGATGAAGCAATTACAAAAGCACTCTCTGAATTTAGCGGTGTGGGTCGTCGTTTCCAGCGACATGGTGAGATTTCCCTGGCTTCCGGGGGAAGCTTCACGCTGATTGATGATTATGGGCACCACCCAGTAGAGATGGCCGCAACTTTGTCTGCTGCTCGGGGCGCATTCCCAGACCGCCGTCTGGTACTAGCCTTTCAACCACATCGGTTTACTAGAACGCGTGATTGTTTTGGAGAGTTTGTGCAAGTCCTCAGAAACTTTGATGCCTTGGTATTAACTGAGGTTTATCCCGCTGGAGAGGCAAAGATTCCTGGTGCGGATGGTAAGAGTTTAATGAAAGCTGCACTTGCAGAAGACAGGCATACAAAAGGCACTCTCAATTCTGCTGCGGTGGTCTTTGCAGTAAACGTTGCCGAAATGCCAGAGAAGTTATCTCAAGTATTAAAAGATGGTGACGTTCTAATCACGATGGGTGCGGGATCAATCTCTGCGCTACCTCATACCTTAGCGGAGGCAAAGAGTGTCTAA
- the ftsW gene encoding putative lipid II flippase FtsW, translating to MDNFRTGLRDAVSGVEQTRSRMMEYDQLLVWAVLSLMLIGLVMVYSASITLADGPKYANYSSNFFLIRHLISLAIAAGVGIWTFKIPTKIWDRYSPLIFGFTVLLLIAVLIPGIGKGVNGAKRWIPLGLMNFQPSELMKFAAVIFAASYTVQRQEYLHSFVKGMLPMGVAVALVGCLLMAEPDMGAFVVVAFIAFGILFLGGINAKLFGGLIAVGLMSGATMIALSPFRRGRMLAFMDPWQVDNAANKGYQLTHSLMAFGRGEWFGTGLGGSVEKLHYLPEAHTDFIMAVIGEELGFVGVVVMIFLFYWIVRRAFLIGRTALQLDRSFAGLAAKGVAIWIGWQAFINMGVNLGLLPTKGLTLPLVSYGGSGILMNVVAIAMLLRIDYENRILMRGGKL from the coding sequence ATTGATAACTTCCGAACTGGCTTGAGAGATGCTGTATCTGGAGTAGAGCAAACTCGCTCACGCATGATGGAATACGATCAATTGCTCGTATGGGCAGTTCTTTCTTTAATGTTGATTGGCTTGGTAATGGTGTATTCCGCTTCAATTACTTTGGCTGATGGACCTAAGTACGCGAATTACAGTAGTAATTTTTTCTTAATTCGTCACCTGATTTCTTTGGCGATTGCTGCAGGGGTGGGTATTTGGACTTTCAAGATTCCAACCAAGATATGGGATCGCTATTCTCCATTGATTTTTGGATTTACCGTCTTGCTATTGATCGCAGTTCTGATTCCTGGTATCGGTAAGGGTGTGAATGGGGCAAAGCGTTGGATTCCGCTCGGCTTAATGAATTTTCAACCATCTGAGTTAATGAAATTTGCAGCTGTCATTTTTGCTGCAAGCTACACCGTGCAACGTCAAGAGTATTTGCACTCCTTTGTTAAGGGCATGTTGCCAATGGGTGTAGCCGTTGCATTGGTTGGCTGTCTTCTGATGGCCGAGCCAGACATGGGCGCATTTGTAGTGGTGGCATTTATTGCATTTGGCATCCTGTTCTTGGGCGGTATTAATGCCAAGCTCTTTGGGGGCTTGATTGCCGTGGGTTTGATGAGTGGTGCAACGATGATTGCACTTTCACCATTCCGTCGTGGCCGCATGCTCGCCTTCATGGATCCATGGCAGGTAGATAACGCTGCAAATAAGGGTTATCAGTTAACTCATTCCTTAATGGCTTTTGGTCGTGGGGAATGGTTTGGTACTGGACTGGGTGGCAGCGTAGAGAAATTGCATTACTTACCTGAGGCGCATACCGACTTCATCATGGCAGTAATTGGTGAGGAGCTAGGCTTCGTTGGTGTAGTTGTGATGATCTTCTTGTTTTATTGGATCGTACGACGCGCGTTCTTAATTGGCCGTACTGCACTGCAATTAGATCGCAGTTTTGCCGGTCTTGCTGCTAAGGGTGTGGCAATTTGGATCGGCTGGCAAGCCTTTATCAATATGGGCGTGAATCTCGGTTTATTGCCAACCAAGGGGTTGACATTGCCATTAGTGAGTTACGGTGGCTCCGGAATTTTGATGAACGTTGTGGCGATTGCAATGTTGCTGCGGATTGATTATGAGAATCGTATTTTGATGCGCGGAGGGAAGTTGTGA
- a CDS encoding UDP-N-acetylmuramoyl-L-alanyl-D-glutamate--2,6-diaminopimelate ligase, whose amino-acid sequence MNIEPNDLIDHLHTLANSTAKVSADSRQIQSGDIFFAYPVGHGNALRDGRQFIHAALGNGAAAVVFDPAGLDNQYADHPQCIAVENLAAKVGELSAQWYGYPSKQLKLIGVTGTNGKTSITQWLTQALDEPNHRTAVLGTLGTGFPGSLVQTGYTTPDAPKLQTQLKELLNAGAKQVAMEVSSHALDQNRLAGTRLNCAVLTNLTQDHLDYHGSMANYAEAKAKLFQLAGLEHAVINLDDPFGREIASKLLAKGDVSVWAYTINQNVLEGFEKFGDRLHRVYAKDSALNGAGYDSVFTYEGVGSNGLYIPLLGEFNLSNALAVWAVLLTQGLTCDEASKQVSQLRPVLGRMEFIQVGKQQKSEGLLVVVDYAHTPDALQKTLQALRPIAGQRGGKVWCVFGCGGERDIGKRPQMGAVAQQYADQVIITSDNPRSEEPLAIMEMIRGGISRENSNVQMVVDRAAAIMAAVRNAASQDVVLVAGKGHENTQEINGKKFDFSDQEHIRLAAGGIV is encoded by the coding sequence TTGAATATAGAACCCAATGATCTGATTGACCATTTGCACACCTTAGCAAATAGCACTGCTAAGGTAAGTGCGGATAGTCGCCAGATCCAGTCTGGCGATATCTTTTTTGCCTACCCAGTCGGCCATGGCAATGCATTAAGGGATGGCCGTCAATTTATCCATGCCGCACTAGGGAACGGTGCAGCAGCGGTCGTATTCGACCCCGCAGGTCTTGATAATCAATATGCAGATCACCCACAATGCATTGCGGTTGAAAACCTCGCGGCAAAAGTTGGTGAGTTATCTGCGCAATGGTACGGATACCCAAGTAAACAATTAAAGTTAATTGGTGTAACGGGCACCAATGGCAAAACCAGCATTACACAGTGGCTTACTCAGGCTTTGGATGAGCCAAATCATCGAACAGCAGTCTTGGGTACCTTAGGCACCGGCTTCCCAGGTTCTTTGGTGCAAACCGGATATACCACTCCAGATGCGCCAAAGTTACAAACCCAACTTAAAGAATTACTCAATGCTGGTGCCAAGCAGGTGGCAATGGAAGTGTCATCACATGCCTTGGATCAGAATCGACTAGCTGGCACTCGACTGAATTGCGCTGTGCTTACAAATCTAACGCAAGATCATTTGGACTATCACGGCAGCATGGCTAATTATGCAGAAGCCAAGGCGAAACTATTTCAACTCGCGGGGCTTGAGCATGCCGTCATTAATTTAGATGATCCATTTGGGCGGGAGATTGCAAGTAAGCTTTTAGCCAAAGGCGACGTTAGCGTTTGGGCATACACAATCAACCAAAACGTCCTTGAGGGCTTTGAAAAATTTGGCGATCGTCTGCATCGCGTTTATGCAAAAGATAGTGCGTTAAATGGTGCGGGATACGACTCCGTGTTCACGTATGAGGGGGTTGGAAGTAATGGCTTATATATTCCTTTATTAGGTGAATTCAATTTAAGTAATGCGCTTGCGGTATGGGCGGTATTGCTAACCCAAGGGTTGACTTGTGATGAAGCAAGCAAGCAAGTCAGTCAATTGCGTCCGGTACTTGGACGTATGGAATTCATTCAAGTAGGTAAACAGCAAAAATCAGAGGGTTTGCTGGTTGTGGTTGATTACGCCCATACCCCTGATGCACTTCAAAAGACATTGCAGGCTTTGCGTCCCATTGCAGGCCAGCGCGGCGGAAAAGTATGGTGTGTATTTGGTTGTGGTGGCGAGCGTGATATTGGTAAACGCCCTCAAATGGGTGCGGTAGCTCAGCAATACGCTGATCAAGTCATTATTACTAGTGATAACCCAAGATCTGAAGAGCCGCTAGCAATCATGGAAATGATCCGTGGCGGAATCAGCCGGGAAAATTCAAATGTGCAAATGGTTGTTGACCGTGCCGCAGCGATCATGGCCGCTGTGCGCAATGCCGCATCTCAAGATGTCGTATTAGTAGCGGGGAAGGGTCATGAAAATACCCAAGAAATTAATGGCAAGAAATTTGATTTCTCTGACCAGGAACATATTCGCTTGGCTGCTGGAGGCATAGTCTGA
- the mraY gene encoding phospho-N-acetylmuramoyl-pentapeptide-transferase: MLLILAQWLQDDFGFFRVFNYITFRAVMATVTALLIGLAAGPWVIRKLTALKMGQAVRTDGPQTHLVKSGTPTMGGVLILIGIFVSCILWADLSNRFIWIVMIVTFGFGAIGWVDDYRKVARKDPKGMASREKFFWQTLIGLFAAIYLAFSVSEVNNLKVLQLFYEWLKGGFALDLPAKTNLLLPFIKEVSYPLGMMGFIILSYLVIVGSSNAVNLTDGLDGLVIMPVILVGAALGAFAYVMGNAIYAKYLLFPYIPGAGELMIFCGAMGGAGLAFLWYNTHPAQVFMGDVGALALGGALGTIAVIVRQEIVLFVMGGIFVAETVSVMLQVFWFKLTKKYYGEGRRIFRMAPLHHHFELGGWKETQVVVRFWIITILLVLIGLSSLKLR, translated from the coding sequence ATGCTCTTAATTTTGGCGCAATGGCTGCAAGATGATTTTGGCTTCTTCCGAGTCTTTAACTACATCACATTTAGGGCGGTCATGGCAACGGTAACTGCCTTGTTGATTGGTTTAGCCGCCGGTCCTTGGGTGATTCGTAAATTGACTGCTTTGAAGATGGGTCAAGCCGTTCGTACTGATGGACCACAAACCCATTTAGTTAAATCTGGCACACCAACTATGGGCGGCGTGCTGATTTTGATTGGTATTTTCGTCTCTTGTATCTTGTGGGCAGATCTCAGCAATCGCTTTATCTGGATTGTGATGATCGTCACTTTCGGATTTGGTGCAATTGGCTGGGTAGATGACTATCGCAAGGTGGCTCGCAAAGATCCTAAAGGAATGGCTTCCAGAGAAAAATTCTTTTGGCAAACTTTGATTGGATTATTTGCAGCGATCTATTTGGCATTCTCAGTCTCAGAGGTGAATAATCTTAAAGTCCTACAACTTTTTTACGAATGGCTGAAAGGTGGCTTTGCTTTAGATCTTCCAGCAAAAACAAATTTACTCTTACCCTTCATTAAAGAGGTTAGCTATCCCCTTGGCATGATGGGCTTCATCATCTTAAGTTATTTAGTCATTGTGGGCAGCAGTAATGCTGTAAATCTCACTGATGGACTAGATGGCTTGGTGATCATGCCTGTCATTTTGGTAGGAGCTGCGTTAGGCGCATTTGCTTATGTAATGGGTAATGCAATCTATGCCAAATATTTATTGTTTCCCTATATCCCAGGCGCTGGGGAATTGATGATTTTTTGTGGTGCCATGGGTGGAGCAGGTTTAGCCTTCCTTTGGTACAACACACATCCAGCGCAAGTATTTATGGGTGACGTTGGTGCACTTGCTCTAGGGGGCGCACTTGGGACGATCGCAGTTATTGTGCGTCAAGAAATTGTGCTTTTTGTGATGGGTGGAATCTTTGTTGCAGAAACTGTCTCAGTAATGCTGCAGGTGTTTTGGTTCAAATTGACGAAAAAATATTATGGTGAGGGTCGCCGTATTTTTCGTATGGCGCCACTCCATCACCATTTTGAATTAGGCGGTTGGAAAGAGACACAGGTGGTTGTGCGTTTCTGGATCATCACCATCCTATTGGTATTGATTGGCTTATCTAGCCTGAAATTGCGGTGA
- the murG gene encoding undecaprenyldiphospho-muramoylpentapeptide beta-N-acetylglucosaminyltransferase, producing the protein MAGGTGGHIFPGLAVAEYLRICGWNVSWLGNQSGMEYRLVKSCDFPFEAVEFGGLRGKGLKAKLMLPINLMRACFQSWKIMRRIKPSVVLGMGGYITFPGGLVSKLLKRPLVLHESNSVAGSANRALTKIAMRTLTGFPNTMVHAEWVGNPIREEFEHIPAPALRYEQRQGPLSILVVGGSLGAAALNESMPAALALISKDARPRVIHQAGDKHLADLQKRYTDLGVEADVLPFIDDMPSAYAQADLVICRAGAMTVSELAACGVASCLIPFPYAIDDHQTANAKFLADADAAILLPQQYLNPQDLASMIQNFNRADLRDMALRAHALAKPHATQRVAEVCADCAGVGV; encoded by the coding sequence ATGGCTGGTGGTACTGGTGGGCATATTTTCCCAGGACTTGCTGTTGCTGAATATTTGCGTATCTGCGGTTGGAATGTGTCATGGTTGGGTAACCAAAGTGGCATGGAATACCGACTAGTGAAGTCTTGCGATTTTCCATTTGAAGCCGTTGAGTTTGGTGGTTTGCGCGGCAAGGGTCTTAAGGCCAAGTTGATGTTGCCCATCAATTTAATGCGTGCTTGCTTTCAAAGCTGGAAGATCATGCGTCGCATAAAACCTTCTGTGGTCTTGGGTATGGGCGGTTACATTACTTTTCCAGGTGGCTTGGTAAGTAAGTTATTAAAGCGCCCCTTAGTGCTACATGAATCAAATTCTGTAGCAGGTAGCGCAAATCGCGCGCTTACTAAAATTGCAATGCGCACATTGACTGGCTTTCCAAATACGATGGTGCATGCTGAGTGGGTAGGCAATCCTATTCGTGAAGAGTTTGAGCACATTCCAGCGCCCGCTTTGCGCTACGAACAGCGTCAAGGGCCTTTGTCTATATTGGTGGTGGGCGGTAGTCTGGGTGCAGCCGCTTTAAATGAAAGTATGCCTGCGGCTTTGGCATTGATTTCTAAAGATGCACGCCCTAGGGTGATTCATCAAGCGGGCGATAAGCATTTAGCCGATTTGCAGAAGCGCTATACCGACTTGGGCGTTGAAGCTGATGTGCTTCCCTTTATTGACGATATGCCATCTGCATATGCACAGGCAGATCTCGTGATTTGTCGCGCTGGCGCTATGACGGTTTCAGAGTTAGCAGCCTGCGGCGTTGCTTCTTGCTTAATTCCTTTTCCATACGCAATTGACGATCATCAAACTGCTAATGCAAAATTTTTAGCTGATGCAGATGCTGCGATTTTATTGCCCCAGCAATACCTCAACCCTCAGGATTTAGCGTCAATGATTCAAAACTTTAACCGTGCGGACCTAAGAGATATGGCTTTGCGTGCACATGCTTTGGCTAAACCACATGCGACTCAACGAGTAGCTGAGGTTTGCGCAGATTGTGCGGGGGTAGGCGTATGA
- the murD gene encoding UDP-N-acetylmuramoyl-L-alanine--D-glutamate ligase — MLNIENTFANPAFIEDAGYQAPHRFLIMGLGESGVAMAKWCLGNGAAVRLIDTREQSKFSERQNAWLDELKMAGLKDIQFGPLVDELLVDIDVIGVSPGLSPLQEPTQSFLVKARKARIDVWSEIEFFARAIAALTRMAQAAESNHEAAVLAITGTNGKTTTTALTGQLCERAGKKVAVAGNISPAALDKLMSCLSAADQIEDMPDIWVLELSSFQLVYTHTLNATAATVLNITQDHLDWHGDMQAYGDAKARIFGPDTICILNRDDSLVMNLISDDQKIEKSIVTFGSNSPDEQGAFGIEHDLRAGGIDWLVWAEVDEDVEPKPKRRRKSAVIEDSEPLRLKRLIPADALRIRGRHNALNALAALALARAANLPMNVLLHGLRDYHGEPHRVQSIAIVNDVEYVDDSKGTNVGATVAALNGLGSNESGKRIWLIAGGDGKGQDFSPLREPALRFVKGVFLIGKDGAAIGEAIGKDIPCTISGNLETAVKAAAQQAQSGDLVILSPACASFDQFQDYIARAQVFIGEVEELGMRFEEAQA; from the coding sequence ATGTTGAATATAGAAAACACTTTTGCTAATCCAGCCTTCATAGAAGATGCGGGCTACCAAGCGCCGCATCGTTTTTTGATTATGGGTCTGGGCGAGTCTGGAGTTGCTATGGCGAAGTGGTGCCTGGGTAATGGCGCGGCTGTTCGTCTAATAGACACCCGTGAGCAGTCTAAATTTTCTGAACGCCAAAATGCTTGGCTTGATGAATTAAAAATGGCCGGACTGAAAGATATTCAATTCGGACCATTAGTCGATGAATTGTTAGTAGATATTGATGTTATCGGCGTTAGTCCTGGTTTATCCCCGCTACAGGAGCCCACTCAATCATTTTTAGTGAAGGCTAGAAAAGCCAGAATTGATGTTTGGAGCGAAATCGAGTTCTTTGCTCGCGCAATTGCGGCATTAACTCGCATGGCGCAGGCAGCTGAATCAAACCATGAAGCAGCAGTGTTGGCGATTACCGGCACGAATGGAAAAACAACTACCACTGCATTAACAGGACAACTCTGTGAGCGTGCCGGGAAAAAGGTTGCCGTAGCTGGAAATATTAGTCCTGCTGCATTAGATAAGTTAATGAGTTGCTTGAGCGCTGCAGACCAAATTGAAGATATGCCGGATATCTGGGTCCTTGAGTTGTCTAGCTTCCAATTGGTTTATACGCATACCCTTAATGCAACTGCAGCTACCGTACTCAATATCACCCAAGATCATTTGGACTGGCATGGTGATATGCAGGCATATGGAGATGCAAAGGCCAGGATATTTGGCCCCGACACAATTTGTATTTTGAATCGTGATGACTCTTTAGTGATGAATTTAATTTCTGATGATCAAAAAATAGAAAAATCGATTGTGACTTTTGGCTCTAATAGTCCAGATGAGCAGGGTGCCTTTGGTATTGAGCATGACTTGCGTGCTGGCGGAATTGACTGGCTGGTATGGGCTGAGGTAGACGAGGATGTTGAGCCTAAACCAAAACGTCGTCGTAAATCTGCGGTGATTGAAGACAGCGAGCCGCTCCGCTTGAAGCGTTTAATTCCTGCTGATGCGTTGAGAATTCGTGGTCGTCACAATGCATTGAATGCACTGGCTGCGCTGGCATTGGCGAGAGCTGCCAATTTACCAATGAATGTTCTTCTGCATGGTTTGCGTGATTACCATGGCGAGCCTCATCGTGTTCAGAGTATTGCGATTGTGAATGATGTTGAATATGTCGATGACAGCAAAGGGACTAATGTGGGGGCTACTGTAGCCGCTCTTAATGGCTTAGGTAGCAATGAATCCGGTAAGAGAATTTGGTTAATCGCGGGCGGCGATGGCAAGGGGCAGGACTTTAGTCCCTTGCGCGAACCTGCTTTACGATTTGTTAAAGGCGTTTTCTTGATTGGCAAAGATGGTGCTGCCATTGGTGAGGCCATAGGCAAGGACATTCCATGCACGATCAGTGGTAACTTGGAAACCGCTGTTAAGGCTGCGGCACAACAAGCTCAGTCTGGAGATTTGGTAATACTCTCTCCCGCTTGCGCGAGCTTTGACCAGTTTCAAGATTATATTGCCCGTGCCCAAGTATTTATTGGTGAGGTTGAAGAGTTGGGAATGCGTTTTGAGGAGGCTCAAGCGTGA
- the murF gene encoding UDP-N-acetylmuramoyl-tripeptide--D-alanyl-D-alanine ligase, protein MSVMTTLAQVHAMLPGSALINISAQDARLSNILRIGTDSRQIDPEELFVALAGERFDAHDFLSDVARAGATGALISDQDKCPKDLPAVCVADTRIGLGLLAKAWRSNHPIPLALVTGSNGKTTVKEMIASIFKAAVGQEHTLVTIGNLNNDIGLPLTLLKLRSADLLAVVELGINHPGETAHLADIAKPNIALINNAQREHQEFMTTVAAVAQEHSDAIRALPKDGIAVFPADSEFTSVWHEAAAGRKVIDFILMSGHSKSQAAVMGHLLSNGHVQVQTELGSIEVQLNTLGSHNARNALAASAVAIAAGVSLEKIKQGLESFSPVDGRMQAKKINPKHTLIDDSYNANPDSVRAAIDTLKQSGNMSWLVLGDMGEVGNQGPQFHREVGAYAAEQGVNQLFALGEQCQFAIKGFDEVRKNGLPAASAKHFSEMGGLIEQLRDALHAQSTGSDEHLNILVKGSRFMHMERVVQALLEEAKTCS, encoded by the coding sequence ATGTCTGTTATGACAACACTTGCCCAAGTCCATGCAATGTTGCCTGGAAGTGCTTTGATCAATATTTCCGCACAAGATGCTCGGTTATCAAATATTTTAAGAATTGGCACAGATAGCCGCCAGATTGATCCCGAAGAGTTATTCGTTGCCCTGGCGGGTGAGCGCTTTGATGCACATGATTTTTTATCTGATGTTGCTAGGGCAGGCGCAACGGGAGCGCTTATTAGTGATCAAGATAAGTGCCCTAAGGATCTGCCTGCTGTTTGCGTTGCCGATACTCGCATTGGGCTGGGTTTATTGGCAAAAGCCTGGCGTAGCAATCATCCAATTCCATTAGCACTGGTGACTGGCAGTAATGGTAAGACCACTGTAAAAGAGATGATTGCCTCTATTTTTAAAGCAGCAGTTGGTCAAGAACATACCTTGGTGACTATAGGTAATCTGAATAATGATATTGGCTTGCCCCTGACCCTATTAAAGCTGCGTTCAGCAGATCTGCTTGCTGTGGTTGAGCTTGGCATAAATCACCCTGGTGAAACTGCTCACCTGGCCGATATTGCGAAGCCCAATATTGCATTGATTAATAACGCACAGCGTGAGCATCAAGAGTTTATGACTACTGTAGCTGCAGTTGCGCAAGAGCACTCTGATGCAATTCGTGCATTACCTAAAGACGGCATTGCAGTTTTCCCAGCGGATTCAGAGTTTACAAGTGTCTGGCACGAAGCAGCTGCTGGCCGCAAGGTAATCGATTTTATTTTAATGTCAGGCCACTCAAAATCACAGGCTGCAGTGATGGGACATTTATTAAGCAATGGTCACGTACAGGTACAAACTGAACTCGGCTCTATAGAGGTCCAGCTCAATACATTGGGCAGTCACAATGCACGTAACGCATTGGCTGCTAGTGCTGTTGCCATAGCAGCAGGTGTGAGTTTAGAGAAAATTAAACAGGGTCTTGAATCATTCTCACCTGTTGATGGCCGTATGCAGGCCAAGAAGATTAATCCCAAGCACACTTTAATTGATGACAGCTATAACGCTAATCCAGACTCAGTAAGAGCAGCAATTGATACTCTAAAGCAGTCAGGCAATATGTCATGGTTAGTTTTAGGCGATATGGGCGAGGTCGGTAATCAAGGCCCTCAATTTCATCGCGAGGTTGGTGCCTACGCTGCCGAGCAAGGAGTTAATCAATTATTTGCTTTGGGCGAGCAATGTCAATTTGCCATTAAAGGTTTTGATGAGGTTCGGAAAAATGGCTTACCTGCCGCTAGCGCAAAACATTTTTCTGAAATGGGTGGTCTTATCGAGCAGTTGAGAGATGCATTACATGCCCAGTCGACTGGTAGCGATGAGCATTTAAATATTTTGGTTAAGGGTTCACGTTTTATGCATATGGAGCGGGTAGTGCAAGCCTTGTTAGAGGAGGCTAAAACATGCTCTTAA
- a CDS encoding D-alanine--D-alanine ligase produces the protein MWGDRVKYQLSRLDVKSLGRVGILLGGRSGEREISLMSGNGVLEALLSKGVDAHSFDPGLRCPTELVKEKFDRVFISLHGRYGEDGTIQGLLELLNLPYTGSGVLASALAIDKIATKQIWLSNGLSTPDFEELTAGSDWNAVVKKLGLPLIVKPAHEGSSLGLTKVKSVDELPAAYQLAAGMDKKVIAETCIVGDELTCPLVGQGDTAEALPVIKIIPPQANYDFHNKYFSDETQYLCPTGLASEVNERVQELALAAYKALGCRTWGRADVMLDQKTGKPYLLEMNTSPGMTSHSLVPMAAKAAGVAYADLVLWLLIQTLQQKESAAA, from the coding sequence ATGTGGGGTGATCGCGTGAAGTACCAGTTATCTAGGCTGGATGTGAAATCACTTGGGCGTGTTGGCATTTTATTGGGTGGACGCTCTGGTGAGCGTGAGATTTCCCTAATGTCAGGCAATGGTGTTTTGGAAGCTTTACTTTCCAAGGGTGTGGATGCGCATAGTTTTGATCCAGGTTTACGTTGCCCAACAGAGCTAGTAAAAGAAAAATTTGATCGCGTATTCATCTCTCTACATGGTCGCTATGGTGAGGATGGCACTATCCAAGGTTTGTTGGAGTTGTTAAATCTGCCATATACCGGTAGCGGTGTATTAGCTTCTGCTTTAGCAATTGACAAGATTGCGACTAAACAAATTTGGCTAAGCAATGGCTTATCTACCCCAGATTTTGAAGAACTTACTGCAGGAAGTGATTGGAATGCAGTGGTGAAGAAGTTGGGCTTACCTTTGATTGTGAAGCCAGCGCACGAAGGTTCTTCGCTTGGCTTAACCAAAGTGAAGTCTGTAGATGAATTACCTGCTGCTTACCAACTCGCCGCAGGAATGGATAAAAAAGTAATCGCTGAGACCTGCATTGTGGGTGATGAGTTAACTTGTCCATTAGTGGGCCAGGGCGATACAGCTGAAGCATTACCTGTGATCAAAATTATTCCGCCACAGGCGAATTACGACTTCCATAACAAGTACTTTTCAGATGAAACCCAGTACTTATGTCCAACTGGACTTGCCTCTGAAGTCAATGAGCGCGTTCAAGAGTTGGCTTTAGCTGCTTATAAAGCATTAGGTTGTCGCACGTGGGGTCGTGCTGATGTGATGCTTGATCAAAAAACTGGTAAGCCTTACTTACTAGAGATGAATACTTCTCCAGGGATGACCTCCCATTCATTAGTGCCGATGGCAGCTAAGGCTGCTGGAGTGGCTTATGCAGATTTAGTGTTGTGGCTACTGATCCAAACTTTGCAACAAAAAGAGAGTGCTGCTGCATGA